From the genome of Pseudomonas helvetica:
TGGCCCCACGAATCACGCAGGGTCACGGTACGGTTGAATACCGGAGCGCCCGGTTTCGAGTCCTTGATATCCGCGACGAAGTAACCTTCGCGCTCGAACTGGAAACGGTCTTCCGGCTGTGCATTGCCCAACGAGGGTTCAGCACGACAACCGGTGAGGACTTGCAGTGAGTCAGGGTTGATGTTGTCCAGGAAACTGGCGCTGTCTTCGGCCTTCTCCGGGTTCGGAGAACGGAACAGGCGATCGTACAGACGCACTTCGCACTCGACGCTGGCCGCGGCCGGCACCCAGTGAATCACGCCTTTGACCTTCCGGCCTTCAGGGTTCTTGCCCAGGGTTTCAGGGTCATACGAGCAACGCAGTTCGACGATGTTGCCATCGGCATCCTTGATCGCTTCGTCGGCACGGATCACGTAGCTGCCGCGCAGGCGCACTTCACCGGCAGGCTCCAGGCGCTTGTAGCCCTTCGGCGGCTCTTCCATGAAGTCTTCACGGTCGATGTAGATCTCACGGGCGAATGGCAGAACACGCACGCCCATGTCTTCTTTCGGGTGGCACGCCAGTTCGAGGTTTTCGACCTGACCTTCCGGGTAGTTGGTGATCACGACTTTCAGCGGACGCAGTACGCACATGGCGCGCGGGGCGCTGTGGTCAAGGTCGTCACGGATGCTGAATTCGAGCATGCCGAAGTCAACCACGCCGTCGGAACGGTTGGTGCCGATCATTTCGCAGAAGTTGCGGATCGATTTCGGCGTGTAGCCACGACGACGGAAACCCGACAGCGTGGACATGCGCGGATCGTCCCAGCCATTGACGTGCTTTTCATCGACCAGCTGCTTGAGCTTGCGCTTGCTGGTGATGGTGTAGTTCAGGTTCAGACGGCTGAACTCGTACTGACGCGGGTGCGCCGGTACTGGCAGGTTGTCGAGGAACCAGTCGTACAGCGGACGATGGCTTTCGAACTCCAGGGTGCAGATCGAATGGGTGATGCCTTCGATGGCGTCCGACTGACCGTGGGTGAAGTCATAGTTCGGGTAAATGCACCACTTGTCACCGGTCTGGTGGTGATGGGCATGACGGATGCGGTACATGATCGGGTCGCGCAGGTTCATGTTCGGCGAGGCCATGTCGATCTTGGCCCGCAGCACGCGTGCGCCGTCCTTGAACTCGCCGGCCTTCATGCGGGCGAACAGGTCGAGGTTTTCCTCAACCGAGCGGTCGCGGAACGGGCTGTTCTTGCCCGGCTCGGTCAGGCTGCCACGGTATTCCTTGGCTTGTTCAGGGGTCAGGTCGTCGACGTAGGCCTTGCCCGCCTTGATCAGCTCGACCGCCCACGCGTGCAACTGGTCAAAATATTGCGAGGCATAGCGCACTTCACCGGACCACTCAAAGCCCAGCCACTTGACGTCGCTTTCGATGGCGTCGATGTATTCCTGGTCTTCCTTGGCCGGGTTGGTGTCGTCGAAACGCAGGTGCGTCACGCCACCGAACTCCTGGGCCAGGCCAAAGTTCACACAGATCGACTTGGCGTGACCGATGTGCAGGTAGCCGTTGGGCTC
Proteins encoded in this window:
- a CDS encoding glutamine--tRNA ligase/YqeY domain fusion protein produces the protein MSKPTVDPTSNSKTGPAVPVNFLRPIIQADLDSGKHTQIVTRFPPEPNGYLHIGHAKSICVNFGLAQEFGGVTHLRFDDTNPAKEDQEYIDAIESDVKWLGFEWSGEVRYASQYFDQLHAWAVELIKAGKAYVDDLTPEQAKEYRGSLTEPGKNSPFRDRSVEENLDLFARMKAGEFKDGARVLRAKIDMASPNMNLRDPIMYRIRHAHHHQTGDKWCIYPNYDFTHGQSDAIEGITHSICTLEFESHRPLYDWFLDNLPVPAHPRQYEFSRLNLNYTITSKRKLKQLVDEKHVNGWDDPRMSTLSGFRRRGYTPKSIRNFCEMIGTNRSDGVVDFGMLEFSIRDDLDHSAPRAMCVLRPLKVVITNYPEGQVENLELACHPKEDMGVRVLPFAREIYIDREDFMEEPPKGYKRLEPAGEVRLRGSYVIRADEAIKDADGNIVELRCSYDPETLGKNPEGRKVKGVIHWVPAAASVECEVRLYDRLFRSPNPEKAEDSASFLDNINPDSLQVLTGCRAEPSLGNAQPEDRFQFEREGYFVADIKDSKPGAPVFNRTVTLRDSWGQ